Genomic segment of Bos taurus isolate L1 Dominette 01449 registration number 42190680 breed Hereford chromosome 6, ARS-UCD2.0, whole genome shotgun sequence:
CCCAGTGACCTGCCGGGAGCAGCATGGAGACAGCAGAGTCCTTCTGGAGAAGCTGGTAACCCTGACAGTTCAAGAGTGCATGTTCCTTCTGGCCCATTTCCAGACACAGAATCTCTAACTACCTCTGAGACTGGTAACTCTGACATTTCAAGACACGAAAGCCTTGGATCTCCTATGGGAGAACGGGGATTGCAAAAAGGCCAAGAGAcaccttccaaagcagttccATGTTTGGCAGAGAAGTTTCCCTCCAGCAACCTGCTCCTGGGCAGAGCGAAAGAAGTGAGCCCTGCAGAGCCGGACAGTCAGACCCGGGCTAACCATGAGGACTGGGAGATGGTGTCCCGGCACTCGTCCTGGGGAGATGTTGGTTTGGGTGACGGTCTTGGGTCTCCAGTGTTAAGTTCTAAGCAGGGAAAGGACTGGGACAGAAGCATGCTGGTGGAAGCAAGAGGTCAGAAAGAGTGTCGTCAAGTTAGTGTCAGGTTCCAGGTCCATTATATCACAAGTGCTGGTGTGCAGTTCATTGCCGTAACTGGAGACCACGAGAGTCTTGGGAGATGGAACACTTACATCCCGCTCCAGTGTAGCAGGGATGGGTTCTGGTCTCGTTCTGTGTCCCTGCCGGCAGACACGGTGGTGGAGTGGAAGTTTGTGGTGGTAGAGAACGGAGAAGTTGCTCGTTGGGAAGAATGCAGCAATAGATTCTTGGAGACTGGTCATGAGGATAAAGTGGTTCACAGGTGGTGGGGGATTCACTGAATCGCTTTGACAAACGGCCGAGGGGCTACGGGAGAACATGGAAGGGGCTAAGGTCGTGCAGCACCTGGAATAGTTTAAAATAAAGGAAGTGTAACTTCAAATCTAACCCCTCAGACTTGTTTCAAATTTGCTAGTGGCTTTTGTCTAATGTGTAGATAGTGCTTCCAGTGAGCATGGCATTTCCTGTGGCATTGCTGGATGGATTTATGCTGATCCATCATTACTTTAGGGCTTGGTCGTCTTGGGGAGTGGCTTGGCAAAGTGCGCAGTGGTCAGGGAGCACAGAAACCAATTTAACTGTGCAGGGTTTAGACTTGAGCCTTTCAGTGATTCTTAGACCAGGGGAGTAAAACAAGCCTTATTCAAAAAGGGCAGATTTCCTACTGGTGCAGCTGGAGAAATAAATGCTCTCttacacattttatatttaaaaatcattagcaCCATATGGAACTGTGATGAGAAAATGTGTGGTCACTAGATGTGATTAGCCAGGATATGAAGCATTGAGTTAAGACTtcccaatgtttttttttttttttgcttgattttACTTGCCACGTATGGTTTGACAGTAGCAAGTATGTTTTTGTCTTAATGATCAAAGGCTGGTGTAGAAACAGGGGCCTAATCAGAGTCTGTTACTGGGAGCAGTCCAAGAGGAAAGAGAACAGGAAGGGGGTTATGGTGGATGCTGAGCAAGGTGGCCTGATTGATGCCTCTTAGAGGGCTGGGGGCTACGGCACAGGCCACTGGAGGGTGGGGCGCCCCATCATTTCCTGGAAGGGCCTTTGGAGGACCGTCTTGCCCCACTGCTGCTCGTCTCACAGCAAATTTGGGCTCACAGATGGATGGTCCCACAGCAATCATTTCACTGTCTTCCCTCTCCATGTTGGTGACAATCTTGGGAAACGAAACTGTAACAGGAGAGTGATACAGAAATACGTCTTTGCCCTGGGAAGAAACAACCTTTTAAACTTTGCcattataactgaaaaaaaaaaaataaaacctgagttTAGTATCTTTATTAAATGTCTGAATTATTTGTATAAGTCTTAGTACCATAACTGCTtagatgtaaaataaaatactaatatttttcttcactaatgacacaggaaaaaaaagcaaacatcaaGAGGCATATACACTGTTCTCTTCCCTTTAAAGTTttagaatatttcttttaaaaaactttgccTTTGTTTGGGAGGATATTATGCATGCCTGTACTTGAAAATTCTATGTTAAAACAACTTTTTATTAAGTGTAATATTTATTGGCAAAACAACATTTAATCCTGGATGGTCTTTGCTAAGAAGAGCATAAACTCAACTGAAAATAGTGTGAGAAAGTGCTTCAGTAACTTTTTTGGCTCAGAATACTTTTGCtttaattcacacacacacacacacacacatgtatgtttttgtgtttttttacaaacTTCATAATGGAATTTTATATTCCTTCCAGTCAGGTCTTCAGAAGACACTGACCTTTACTACACAGAATAAAGCGTTTCTATTAGGTAAAGTTAAAGGTAGAACAATTTATAGTAAAAACCTGTTGAGAGTTCTGTCACTAGCTATCATTTTATCTGATGAAGTAAAAATCTTTCAGTAAAGCCAGTTGATTTAAGAGATACATATTAATactaaattttacatttttgaaactCGTTTAAAATCAGATGTGCTTAGAGGGAGAAGTGGGAGGGCGGTGGGAAGGCCTGGCATCTGCACGCATTTGGCCGAGCATCACCTGCTGTCACAGGCCGCATGGCGCTTACTCCCCGCTCACTAAACAGCAGTGGGTGCTCCTGGCCGGAGGCCGCTTTCCCTGCAGATCGTCACCCAGGCCTCTGTCCTGCGGCTCCTCTGTCCCCTAGgacctctctctcctctgtaACCAGTTCgtggaaagggaaataaaagactCCACTAGAACTCGGGGCCAGAAGGTGCCCCAGACGGCTGTGTCCTGGTGTCATTAGTGAGACCCGGTCAGGCAGCTAGACGTAGATTGGAGCCAGGGGGTCGGGGGTTTGCTGGAAACAGAACCATTAGCAGGGCCGCAGTTTCTCAGGGACGTCTGTACTGGGGAAGGGGAACACAGGCTCTTTTTTTGGACAGGCTGGCTTCTGTGAATTGTTTCTGTTGAAACATTTTTGTATTTGTTCTGGTCTTTCATTGGGTTCCCATCCTATAGTATAATACATTTGGTCTTTGTTCGTGACAATTTCCCAAGAGATGGTAGTATCTTCTGTTATTCATTATGAGGCCCCTTAGACCATGCCTGAGTTTCTGCCAGTGAGGTGACTTAGGTGGGGCCCCTAGACAGCCTCAGGTCAGGGCTGGCCACAAGACCAAGTGGGACCGCAGGCTTGCCACTTCCAGCCCCACATACCAATctccaggctggggagggggctggagatGAAGCTCTGGAGACACTCTTGAATGATGGCACTTAATGAGCTTCTGGGTGGGAGGATCCATCAAGGGGCTGGGAGCCCTGAGAGGGCACACCCCCATCCATGTCTTGCTCTGTGCACCTGTCGTTTGCCTGTTCCTGAGTTACtcctttataataaaccataatagtTAAGCACTTTCCTGACTTCTGTGATCAGTTCTAGCAAATTATTGAAACTTTAGAGGGGGATGTGGGAACTCCCCAATTTATAGCCAGTCAAAAACTACAGGTGGCCCAGGACTTGCAATAAAGCAGGGGCCGTCTTGTGGGTTGTTGTTGGTTAGTcgctgtgttcaactcttctgcaaccccatggactgtagcccaccagggtcctctgtccatggaatttcccaggcaagaatactggagtgggttgccatttctttctccagggcatcttcctgatccatggatcgaactcacatttcctgcattggcaggcgaattctttattgctgggccagctgggaagccctagcCTTGAAGGACTGGGCTCTTAAGTCTGTAGAATAGGACACTAACTCCAGGtagttagtgtcagaattgaattgaCTCACAGACACTAGTTGGTGTCCACAGAGAACTGGGTATTGGTGTTGCAAAGTATTTCACATACAAACCCCACTCATTTATGAAACACTACTTAGGGCAGACTGAATCCATTTGATCTACAGAAGTTACCCACTGGCTGAAGAATAGCAAGACTTTTATCTCTTTCCCTCTAGTTATTAATATGCAAAAAGAGAAACTTCTCCAAAAGTTTTGATTACAGGCCCCAGTGTTCTGTTCTGTGATAACACTCACTGATATTGACAGAACACTGAGTTCAGGGTCACAGAAGGAATCCGGTCAAGACCTTGGAGTTTGTCCTTCTGTCtgggcattgctgctgctactgctaagtcacttcagtcgtgtccgactctgtgtgagcccacagacggcagcccaccaggctctgccgtccctgggattctccaggcaagaacactggagtgggttgccatttccttctccaatgcgggaaagtgaaaagtgaaagtgaagttgctcagtcgtgtccaactcttcgcaaccccatggactgcagcccaccaggctcctccgtccatgggattttccaggcaagagtactggagtggggtgccattgagttCTCCAGTCTGGACATTATACcccatcttttactttcatgtaaagctgaaaaaaaaaaagactattgcCTCAGCACCTATAAagataataatttataaaaaaaaacgCAATTATTCCAACATACTGGTATTAGCATGGATTGATACCTGTAAGATACATTCACATCTAGCTAGTACCGCTTTAAGTTTTACTAAGAGAGCATTCAagaatagtttattttaaaatagagcttACAGGACAGGATAGGatatcttttattaaattttcacataaaaagaaaaaagtacacagGGCATTAATTATAAGTAACACCACAATTAATCGGGCATCATCTCTCTGTAAAGAATAGGCAAGCAATGTATCATTTTAGTAACATTTTTTCCTGGTCTTTCACTTTCTGTATTCTCTTTTCTTGATTTCTGATCATTGAAGACATTGCTGAAAATGTTGATAAAACAAAGTTAGAAAAGCAACATATACTCAGGCTTTAAATACATACTTCTATTATGTATTTCTTAAAAGGTCAGCTTGTTACcatagaaaagatacatgctgaGCTCAAAAAGTTCTTAAAAACTGCAAAgtagcacatttttaaaaaagactttaattATGAAACAGAGCTGAGGGTAAATCTTTGCTCTTTTAGTTGTTTTCAATGAACAtgatagggaattccctgatggtccaaagGTTAGGATGCTGCGAGTTCACTGCCAagggtatgggttcaattcctggtcagggaagcagcactgtgtggccaaataaataataacatgATAATTATTGTTACAGAAATAATACATACTAATTGTAAATAATTTGAACACCTCAGAAGGGTACATAGAGAGATAAAAATCATTCTGTTTTTATTCCCTCAGTGTATTGAACCTccttctccctgctgctgctaagtcacttcagtcgtgtccaactctgtgtgaccccaaagacggcagcccaccaggctcccctgtccctgggattctccaggcaagaacactggagtgggttgccatttccttctccaatgcatgaaagtgaaaagtgaaagtgaagtcactcagtcttgtccgactcttaacgaccccgtggactggagcttaccaggctcctccatccatgggattttccaggcaagaggtcatcactataaacattttaatgaatATCTTCACaagtacatatgcacacacacaccgacAGAAGTCTTCTTTACAAAAATGGAAATGTGGTATAAATCGTTCTGCAGCTTGCTTTCATTCACTTAAAATGTCAATACCTTTCCAGTTCAGCTCATGTTTTGTTATGACAGCACAGTATTACATTGTGTGGATGTAC
This window contains:
- the STBD1 gene encoding starch-binding domain-containing protein 1, which codes for MGAVWSALLVGGGLAGALFVWLLRDSGKEGNAEQRKDAPPREAVAPGGDQGGGRGGLSPGPSAKPEHLQESNGCLVSETKGPSDLPGAAWRQQSPSGEAGNPDSSRVHVPSGPFPDTESLTTSETGNSDISRHESLGSPMGERGLQKGQETPSKAVPCLAEKFPSSNLLLGRAKEVSPAEPDSQTRANHEDWEMVSRHSSWGDVGLGDGLGSPVLSSKQGKDWDRSMLVEARGQKECRQVSVRFQVHYITSAGVQFIAVTGDHESLGRWNTYIPLQCSRDGFWSRSVSLPADTVVEWKFVVVENGEVARWEECSNRFLETGHEDKVVHRWWGIH